A window from Triticum aestivum cultivar Chinese Spring chromosome 6D, IWGSC CS RefSeq v2.1, whole genome shotgun sequence encodes these proteins:
- the LOC123140938 gene encoding leucine-rich repeat receptor protein kinase EMS1-like — protein MHSSVAKLLALLLATAVFSVTAHAGQLQPAHAAGAGCLQHERDALVAFKQAINDTDDVLASWQRRHKDCCRWWGVTCSNETGHVIELDIGRTYLFGKISPSLLSLEHLEYLNLNSTNLLGPDGTSSFPDFLCSVSHLRHLGLSGTQFSGRLPAKLANLSNLEYLNLSYTHFSGRLPAQLANLSNLKYLDLSYTRLSGRMSPHFFNLSKLEYLDLSHTNMSGILSPQLGNLSKLEYLDLSDTSMSGILPPQLGNLSKLEYLDLSYTSMSGILPPQLGNLSNLRRLDLSYIQHIHTSDISCSADVFLVANTIPSLKALILINCSLPNANQSFTHINLTKLEQLYLSRNYLGHQIETCWFWNLTTIKDLALTSTYLYGPFPDALGVSLGLNQLSGHIPTLPRSLTRVDLSMNNLSGPLPSDFGAPDLAALSLSSNNITGHIPRAICNLQNLVFLDLSRNRFVGEFPRCSSMPNLAFLYLSNNNFSGNFPPLLQKCSELIVLDLAMNKFDGALPVWIGDLVNLRFLQLNHNMFYGDIPASITSLVLLQQFSLASNNISGSIPSSLSKLTAMTLKHLPRLSSQWFEETTSQPLLVDILTVVMKQQELKFRGAAVIDMVSIDLSLNHLTGAIPDEITSLNGLLNLNLSWNHLSQKIPVKIGDMKSLESLDLSREQYLR, from the exons ATGCATAGCTCGGTTGCCAAGCTGCTCGCCTTGCTCCTCGCCACGGCCGTCTTCTCTGTCACCGCCCATGCCGGGCAGCTCCAGCCGGCCCATGCGGCTGGCGCGGGCtgcttgcagcatgagagggacgcaCTGGTGGCCTTCAAGCAAGCCATCAACGACACCGACGACGTCCTCGCCTCGTGGCAAAGACGGCACAAAGATTGTTGCCGGTGGTGGGGCGTCACCTGCAGCAACGAAACCGGCCATGTGATCGAGCTTGACATTGGTCGCACCTATTTGTTCGGCAAGATAAGTCCTTCCCTGCTTTCTCTCGAGCATCTGGAGTACCTAAATCTCAACAGCACCAACCTACTTGGGCCAGACGGTACTTCTTCGTTCCCAGACTTCTTGTGTTCTGTAAGCCACTTGAGGCATCTCGGTCTCTCAGGGACACAATTCTCTGGTAGATTGCCTGCTAAGCTTGCCAACCTTTCGAATTTGGAGTACCTCAATCTCTCATACACACATTTCTCTGGTAGATTGCCTGCTCAGCTTGCAAACCTTTCAAATTTGAAGTACCTCGATCTCTCATACACACGATTGTCTGGTAGAATGTCTCCTCACTTTTTCAACCTTTCAAAGTTGGAGTATCTCGACCTCTCCCACACTAACATGTCGGGTATACTGTCGCCTCAGCTCGGAAACCTTTCCAAGTTGGAGTACCTCGACCTCTCTGACACTAGCATGTCGGGTATACTGCCGCCTCAGCTCGGAAACCTTTCAAAGTTGGAGTACCTCGACCTCTCCTACACTAGCATGTCGGGTATACTGCCACCTCAGCTCGGAAACCTTTCAAACTTGCGACGCCTTGACCTCAGTTACATCCAACATATACACACATCAGATATCTCATG CAGCGCGGATGTATTTCTCGTGGCCAATACAATCCCATCTCTGAAGGCCCTTATTCTTATCAATTGCTCTCTTCCAAATGCAAACCAGTCGTTTACGCACATAAACCTCACAAAACTAGAGCAGCTTTATCTCTCCAGAAACTATTTGGGCCATCAAATTGAAACCTGTTGGTTCTGGAACCTCACAACCATCAAGGACCTAGCACTCACTTCAACTTATCTTTATGGTCCATTCCCTGATGCGTTAGGAG TCTCTCTCGGTTTGAACCAACTAAGTGGCCACATACCAACATTGCCGAGAAGCCTCACCCGAGTGGACTTGTCCATGAACAACTTGTCAGGACCTTTGCCATCAGATTTTGGAGCTCCAGACCTTGCAGCACTAAGTCTATCCTCCAATAACATCACTGGTCACATTCCTAGAGCTATTTGCAATTTGCAAAACCTAGTTTTCTTGGATTTGTCCAGGAATAGGTTTGTGGGAGAATTTCCCAGGTGTTCTTCAATGCCAAACTTGGCATTCCTATACTTAAGTAACAATAACTTCTCGGGAAATTTCCCGCCATTGCTCCAAAAGTGCTCAGAATTGATTGTACTTGATCTTGCAATGAACAAGTTCGATGGAGCACTACCAGTATGGATCGGTGACCTAGTGAACTTACGGTTTCTGCAGCTAAACCATAACATGTTCTATGGGGATATTCCAGCTAGCATCACAAGTCTTGTACTACTTCAACAATTCAGTTTGGCAAGCAACAATATATCAGGATCAATTCCATCGTCCTTGTCAAAATTAACAGCTATGACCCTGAAACATCTGCCGAGACTTTCATCACAGTGGTTCGAGGAGACTACTTCACAACCGCTGCTCGTGGATATTTTGACTGTGGTGATGAAGCAGCAAGAACTGAAGTTTCGAGGTGCTGCAGTTATTGACATGGTCAGCATTGATTTGTCACTCAACCACTTGACAGGTGCAATTCCAGATGAGATAACTTCTCTGAACGGACTGCTGAATTTGAATTTATCATGGAATCACCTGAGCCAGAAAATTCCTGTGAAGATTGGGGATATGAAATCACTGGAATCCCTCGACTTGTCAAGGGAACAATATCTCCGGTGA